One part of the Eulemur rufifrons isolate Redbay chromosome 16, OSU_ERuf_1, whole genome shotgun sequence genome encodes these proteins:
- the CSF2RB gene encoding cytokine receptor common subunit beta isoform X2, protein MTLTRVLLPTALLALCWVPGLAGAETIPLQTLRCFNDYTSHITCRWADTQDAQQLINVTLHRREDDNRPKPVSCELSEDMPWSDCPSPHCVPRRCVIPNQIFTLADKDYFSFQPDRPLGVQLTVSLAQHVQPPAPQDVQIRPAGDHFLLAWSVALGGRQPHWLSQRDLEFEVVYRRLQDPWEDAPTLRCNASQAALGPEHLMPSSTYVARVRTRLAPGSGFSGRPSEWSPEVRWDSQPGDQAKPQNLQCFFNGAAELSCSWEVRTEVASSVSFGLFYKSSPDAGSAVILREEECSPVLKDKLSSLYTRHRCQIPVPAPGTHGQYTISVRPRKEERLIKNSENIQMACPSLNMTKNGDSYSLRWETRKTQYSHIDYTFEVQYRKDSATWEDSKTEALQNAHSMALPALEPSTRYRARVRVKPSRRGYSGIWSEWSEECSWETEWVLPTWVLALILVCITLSLLLVFRFCGIYGYRLNRKWKETIPNPSKSCLFQNGSGGMWLPDSVASTSRSPPHQGPWGSHSPGLERVIPVGFQDIEVSLLITEDPKSVCDPPSGPDVTPAASGQPTEQPCSPPPAPPDPSDRPENQLSSFDFNGPYLGPPRSHSLPELVGQPVPLQTGEGQKPPPPGSLEYLCLPAGGQVQLVPLAQVEGQGQVMDVERRPSPGPEGSPSLESGGGPASPAPGPRVDGQGPMDTQVALSTGSGDPKDAAVASGYIPAADLLFTPSSGALSVSPAPPLGHCSDPSPSLCPGPAGGPPGAPAPMKPGFEGYVELPPPTGQSPMCPLGSPAPPEASSPVLSPVLSPVLSPALASPQPEGLLVLQQVGDYCFLPGLGPGPLSPRSKPSSPGAYPEVTDLDQAFPVKKPQGQAGAQVPAIQLFKALKQQDYLSLPPWDVSRPGQVC, encoded by the exons ATGACGCTGACCCGGGTGCTGCTCCCCACGGCCCTGCTGGCTCTGTGCTGGGTGCCCGGCCTGGCGGGAGCAG AAACCATCCCGCTGCAGACCCTGCGCTGCTTTAACGACTACACCAGCCACATCACCTGCAGGTGGGCCGACACCCAGGATGCACAGCAGCTCATCAACGTGACCCTCCATCGCCGGGAGGATGA TAACCGTCCGAAGCCAGTGTCCTGCGAACTCAGTGAGGACATGCCCTGGTCAGACTGCCCGTCTCCCCACTGTGTGCCCCGGAGATGTGTCATTCCCAACCAGATCTTCACCCTCGCCGACAAAGACTACTTCTCATTCCAACCGGACCGGCCCCTGGGCGTCCAGCTCACCGTCTCTCTGGCCCAGCATG tGCAGCCCCCCGCGCCCCAGGACGTCCAGATCCGCCCTGCCGGGGACCACTTCCTGCTGGCCTGGAGTGTGGCCCTTGGGGGTCGTCAGCCCCACTGGCTGTCACAGCGCGACCTGGAGTTTGAGGTGGTCTACAGGCGGCTTCAGGACCCCTGGGAG GACGCCCCCACCCTCCGCTGCAACGCGTCCCAGGCCGCGCTGGGGCCCGAGCACCTCATGCCCAGCAGCACCTACGTGGCCCGAGTGCGCACCCGCCTGGCCCCGGGCTCCGGCTTCTCAGGACGGCCCAGCGAGTGGAGCCCAGAGGTGCGCTGGGACTCGCAGCCAG GGGACCAGGCCAAGCCCCAGAACCTGCAGTGCTTCTTCAACGGGGCTGCTGAGCTCAGCTGCTCCTGGGAGGTGAGGACGGAGGTGGCCAGCTCTGTCTCCTTTGGCCTCTTCTACAAGTCCAGCCCGGATGCAGGGT CAGCTGTGATCCTCAGGGAGGAAGAGTGCTCCCCAGTGCTGAAGGACAAGCTCAGCAGCCTCTACACCCGGCACCGATGCCAGATCCCCGTGCCCGCCCCCGGGACCCATGGCCAGTACACCATCTCTGTTCGgccaaggaaggaagagagactCATCAAGAACTCAGAGAACA TCCAGATGGCCTGCCCAAGTCTCAACATGACCAAGAATGGAGACAGCTACAGCCTTCGCTGGGAAACAAGGAAAACGCAATACAGTCACATAGACTACACCTTTGAGGTGCAGTACAGGAAAGACTCGGCCACGTGGGAG GACAGCAAGACCGAGGCCCTCCAGAATGCCCACAGCATGGCCCTGCCAGCCCTGGAGCCCTCCACCCGTTACCGGGCCAGGGTGAGGGTGAAGCCCTCCAGGCGAGGCTACAGCGGGATCTGGAGCGAGTGGAGCGAGGAGTGCTCCTGGGAAACCGAGTGGG TGTTGCCCACGTGGGTCCTGGCCCTCATCCTGGTCTGCATCACCCTCAGCTTGCTCCTGGTCTTCCGCTTCTGTGGCATCTATGGGTACAG GTTGAACAGGAAGTGGAAGGAGACCATCCCCAACCCCAGCAAGAGCTGCCTGTTCCAG AACGGGAGTGGGGGCATGTGGCTCCCGGACAGCGTGGCCTCCACCAGCAGGAGCCCCCCACACCAGGGGCCGTGGGGCAGCCACTCCCCGGGGCTGGAGAG GGTCATCCCTGTAGGCTTCCAGGACATTGAGGTGTCACTTCTCATCACAGAGGACCCTAAAAGTGTCTGTGACCCACCATCGGGGCCTGATGTGACTCCGGCTGCCTCCGGCCAGCCCACAGAGCAGCCCTGCAGCCCTCCGCCGGCCCCGCCAGACCCCTCAGACAGGCCTGAGAATCAGCTTTCCAGCTTCGACTTCAACGGCCCCTACCTGGGCCCGCCCCGCAGCCACTCTCTGCCTGAACTCGTGGGCCAGCCGGTGCCCCTGCAGACGGGGGAGGGCCAGAAGCCACCGCCCCCAGGGTCCCTGGAGTACCTGTGTCTGCCTGCTGGGGGGCAGGTGCAGCTGGTCCCACTGGCCCAGgtggaggggcagggccaggtcaTGGATGTGGAGCGGAGGCCCAGCCCGGGGCCCGAGGGGAGCCCCTCCTTGGAGTCCGGGGGAGGCCCCGCCTCTCCTGCACCTGGGCCAAGGGTAGATGGACAGGGCCCAATGGACACTCAAGTGGCTCTGTCCACGGGCTCTGGGGACCCTAAGGATGCTGCCGTGGCCTCTGGTTATATCCCCGCTGCAGACCTGTTGTTCACCCCAAGCTCAGGGGCCCTGTCTGTCTCCCCGGCTCCCCCTCTGGGCCACTGCTCAGACCCGAGCCCCAGCCTCTGTCCTGGGCCGGCCGGGGGGCCTCCTGGAGCACCAGCCCCCATGAAGCCAGGCTTCGAGGGCTATGTGGAGCTCCCTCCACCCACAGGCCAGTCCCCCATGTGCCCCCTGGGCAGTCCTGCCCCTCCCGAGGCCAGCAGCCCCGTGCTGAGCCCCGTGCTGAGCCCTGTGCTGAGCCCCGCGTTGGCATCCCCACAGCCCGAGGGGCTCCTTGTCCTGCAGCAGGTGGGTGACTACTGCTTCCTCCCTGGCCTGGGCCCGGGTCCCCTCTCGCCCCGGAGTAAGCCCTCTTCCCCAGGAGCCTACCCTGAGGTCACGGATCTAGACCAGGCTTTTCCGGTCAAGAAGCCCCAGGGCCAGGCCGGGGCCCAGGTGCCGGCCATTCAGCTCTTCAAAGCCCTGAAGCAGCAGGACTACCTGTCGCTGCCCCCCTGGGATGTCAGCAGGCCTGGGCAGGTGTGCTGA
- the CSF2RB gene encoding cytokine receptor common subunit beta isoform X1, which produces MTLTRVLLPTALLALCWVPGLAGAETIPLQTLRCFNDYTSHITCRWADTQDAQQLINVTLHRREDDNRPKPVSCELSEDMPWSDCPSPHCVPRRCVIPNQIFTLADKDYFSFQPDRPLGVQLTVSLAQHVQPPAPQDVQIRPAGDHFLLAWSVALGGRQPHWLSQRDLEFEVVYRRLQDPWEDAPTLRCNASQAALGPEHLMPSSTYVARVRTRLAPGSGFSGRPSEWSPEVRWDSQPGDQAKPQNLQCFFNGAAELSCSWEVRTEVASSVSFGLFYKSSPDAGEEECSPVLKDKLSSLYTRHRCQIPVPAPGTHGQYTISVRPRKEERLIKNSENIQMACPSLNMTKNGDSYSLRWETRKTQYSHIDYTFEVQYRKDSATWEDSKTEALQNAHSMALPALEPSTRYRARVRVKPSRRGYSGIWSEWSEECSWETEWVLPTWVLALILVCITLSLLLVFRFCGIYGYRLNRKWKETIPNPSKSCLFQNGSGGMWLPDSVASTSRSPPHQGPWGSHSPGLERVIPVGFQDIEVSLLITEDPKSVCDPPSGPDVTPAASGQPTEQPCSPPPAPPDPSDRPENQLSSFDFNGPYLGPPRSHSLPELVGQPVPLQTGEGQKPPPPGSLEYLCLPAGGQVQLVPLAQVEGQGQVMDVERRPSPGPEGSPSLESGGGPASPAPGPRVDGQGPMDTQVALSTGSGDPKDAAVASGYIPAADLLFTPSSGALSVSPAPPLGHCSDPSPSLCPGPAGGPPGAPAPMKPGFEGYVELPPPTGQSPMCPLGSPAPPEASSPVLSPVLSPVLSPALASPQPEGLLVLQQVGDYCFLPGLGPGPLSPRSKPSSPGAYPEVTDLDQAFPVKKPQGQAGAQVPAIQLFKALKQQDYLSLPPWDVSRPGQVC; this is translated from the exons ATGACGCTGACCCGGGTGCTGCTCCCCACGGCCCTGCTGGCTCTGTGCTGGGTGCCCGGCCTGGCGGGAGCAG AAACCATCCCGCTGCAGACCCTGCGCTGCTTTAACGACTACACCAGCCACATCACCTGCAGGTGGGCCGACACCCAGGATGCACAGCAGCTCATCAACGTGACCCTCCATCGCCGGGAGGATGA TAACCGTCCGAAGCCAGTGTCCTGCGAACTCAGTGAGGACATGCCCTGGTCAGACTGCCCGTCTCCCCACTGTGTGCCCCGGAGATGTGTCATTCCCAACCAGATCTTCACCCTCGCCGACAAAGACTACTTCTCATTCCAACCGGACCGGCCCCTGGGCGTCCAGCTCACCGTCTCTCTGGCCCAGCATG tGCAGCCCCCCGCGCCCCAGGACGTCCAGATCCGCCCTGCCGGGGACCACTTCCTGCTGGCCTGGAGTGTGGCCCTTGGGGGTCGTCAGCCCCACTGGCTGTCACAGCGCGACCTGGAGTTTGAGGTGGTCTACAGGCGGCTTCAGGACCCCTGGGAG GACGCCCCCACCCTCCGCTGCAACGCGTCCCAGGCCGCGCTGGGGCCCGAGCACCTCATGCCCAGCAGCACCTACGTGGCCCGAGTGCGCACCCGCCTGGCCCCGGGCTCCGGCTTCTCAGGACGGCCCAGCGAGTGGAGCCCAGAGGTGCGCTGGGACTCGCAGCCAG GGGACCAGGCCAAGCCCCAGAACCTGCAGTGCTTCTTCAACGGGGCTGCTGAGCTCAGCTGCTCCTGGGAGGTGAGGACGGAGGTGGCCAGCTCTGTCTCCTTTGGCCTCTTCTACAAGTCCAGCCCGGATGCAGG GGAGGAAGAGTGCTCCCCAGTGCTGAAGGACAAGCTCAGCAGCCTCTACACCCGGCACCGATGCCAGATCCCCGTGCCCGCCCCCGGGACCCATGGCCAGTACACCATCTCTGTTCGgccaaggaaggaagagagactCATCAAGAACTCAGAGAACA TCCAGATGGCCTGCCCAAGTCTCAACATGACCAAGAATGGAGACAGCTACAGCCTTCGCTGGGAAACAAGGAAAACGCAATACAGTCACATAGACTACACCTTTGAGGTGCAGTACAGGAAAGACTCGGCCACGTGGGAG GACAGCAAGACCGAGGCCCTCCAGAATGCCCACAGCATGGCCCTGCCAGCCCTGGAGCCCTCCACCCGTTACCGGGCCAGGGTGAGGGTGAAGCCCTCCAGGCGAGGCTACAGCGGGATCTGGAGCGAGTGGAGCGAGGAGTGCTCCTGGGAAACCGAGTGGG TGTTGCCCACGTGGGTCCTGGCCCTCATCCTGGTCTGCATCACCCTCAGCTTGCTCCTGGTCTTCCGCTTCTGTGGCATCTATGGGTACAG GTTGAACAGGAAGTGGAAGGAGACCATCCCCAACCCCAGCAAGAGCTGCCTGTTCCAG AACGGGAGTGGGGGCATGTGGCTCCCGGACAGCGTGGCCTCCACCAGCAGGAGCCCCCCACACCAGGGGCCGTGGGGCAGCCACTCCCCGGGGCTGGAGAG GGTCATCCCTGTAGGCTTCCAGGACATTGAGGTGTCACTTCTCATCACAGAGGACCCTAAAAGTGTCTGTGACCCACCATCGGGGCCTGATGTGACTCCGGCTGCCTCCGGCCAGCCCACAGAGCAGCCCTGCAGCCCTCCGCCGGCCCCGCCAGACCCCTCAGACAGGCCTGAGAATCAGCTTTCCAGCTTCGACTTCAACGGCCCCTACCTGGGCCCGCCCCGCAGCCACTCTCTGCCTGAACTCGTGGGCCAGCCGGTGCCCCTGCAGACGGGGGAGGGCCAGAAGCCACCGCCCCCAGGGTCCCTGGAGTACCTGTGTCTGCCTGCTGGGGGGCAGGTGCAGCTGGTCCCACTGGCCCAGgtggaggggcagggccaggtcaTGGATGTGGAGCGGAGGCCCAGCCCGGGGCCCGAGGGGAGCCCCTCCTTGGAGTCCGGGGGAGGCCCCGCCTCTCCTGCACCTGGGCCAAGGGTAGATGGACAGGGCCCAATGGACACTCAAGTGGCTCTGTCCACGGGCTCTGGGGACCCTAAGGATGCTGCCGTGGCCTCTGGTTATATCCCCGCTGCAGACCTGTTGTTCACCCCAAGCTCAGGGGCCCTGTCTGTCTCCCCGGCTCCCCCTCTGGGCCACTGCTCAGACCCGAGCCCCAGCCTCTGTCCTGGGCCGGCCGGGGGGCCTCCTGGAGCACCAGCCCCCATGAAGCCAGGCTTCGAGGGCTATGTGGAGCTCCCTCCACCCACAGGCCAGTCCCCCATGTGCCCCCTGGGCAGTCCTGCCCCTCCCGAGGCCAGCAGCCCCGTGCTGAGCCCCGTGCTGAGCCCTGTGCTGAGCCCCGCGTTGGCATCCCCACAGCCCGAGGGGCTCCTTGTCCTGCAGCAGGTGGGTGACTACTGCTTCCTCCCTGGCCTGGGCCCGGGTCCCCTCTCGCCCCGGAGTAAGCCCTCTTCCCCAGGAGCCTACCCTGAGGTCACGGATCTAGACCAGGCTTTTCCGGTCAAGAAGCCCCAGGGCCAGGCCGGGGCCCAGGTGCCGGCCATTCAGCTCTTCAAAGCCCTGAAGCAGCAGGACTACCTGTCGCTGCCCCCCTGGGATGTCAGCAGGCCTGGGCAGGTGTGCTGA